From a single Glycine soja cultivar W05 chromosome 19, ASM419377v2, whole genome shotgun sequence genomic region:
- the LOC114398305 gene encoding reticulon-like protein B17: MWKDASKSTFWFGFCSLCLLSSCFTQGLNFSVLSALSQLGILLSGVSFFSNSICQRNEVEEKREIKLAEDDILCLAKLILPALNFAISRMRALFSGEPSMTLKIISCYWDFRTSIFECLCICLA, translated from the exons ATGTGGAAGGATGCATCAAAGTCAACcttttggtttggtttttgtTCTCTTTGTCTCTTGTCTTCATGCTTTACTCAAGGACTCAACTTTAG tgTTTTGTCGGCCTTGTCGCAATTGGGGATTCTCTTATCAGGTGTTTCATTTTTCTCGAATTCGATTTGTCAAAG AAATGAGGTTGAAGAAAAGAGGGAAATCAAGCTGGCAGAGGATGACATTTTGTGTCTTGCGAAATTAATTCTTCCTGCTCTGAATTTTGCAATTTCAAGGATGAGAGCGTTGTTCTCAGGAGAACCATCCATGACCCTCAAA ATTATTTCTTGCTATTGGGATTTCAGAACCTCTATCTTCGAATGCTTGTGCATCTGCCTTGCGTAA